Genomic DNA from Candidatus Nitronereus thalassa:
AAACTTCATCCTGAGGTAGCCCCATTCCCCAACAGCTAACAAAGAAAACACCTGCCCATATGTTCAAGATTAATTTCCGATTCATACCGCCTCTCATCTCTTTACGTCTATACGCTTCGTTCGTTGGCCATGTAGAAAAGTTGTCCGTTCTCTGGAATCTTGTCACGTTTCACAGTCATTGGCCATTGATTTATAGAAAGGTGGGAAGGTTAATTTTGCCGAAGTCGTTGATGTTGAATTGCTTCCTCCATCGCACGATGGGCGTCGAGAGTTGCCAATACAAGAAGATCTATCGTCGTGGAATAATCCCGCTCCCAACTCCACCGGGCATTTTGCGCATGCCACTCATGAGTCGCAGCACTGAAGGCCGCCATGGCCCGGACATAGGTCTCCTGGGAAAACTGTGGGGCATTTTCCTCCACAGCTCGTTTTAGCGCTTGACGAGCTTCCTCGAATTCTGTCACCGGAGTCCCCGAACAACCGGTGAGGACCACCGCCATCAACAAGCTCATCAGCCCCAGACGAAGCCATTGAAAGATGGTCAACACGA
This window encodes:
- a CDS encoding DUF4398 domain-containing protein, with the protein product MLTIFQWLRLGLMSLLMAVVLTGCSGTPVTEFEEARQALKRAVEENAPQFSQETYVRAMAAFSAATHEWHAQNARWSWERDYSTTIDLLVLATLDAHRAMEEAIQHQRLRQN